CATGGTGGAAACACCTAAAGACACCTGGAAGACCCACCTGGAGTCACCAACAATATGTTACTGAATGTGAAGATGGGCATAGATGCCCACCCACAGTGGCTCTGTTATACTAACCACTGGCAATGCCAGGAACAGCATTCAGAAAATCTAATGTGCTTATAAATGACACCAACTCTTTGACTCAGCTCAAAAAGGCCAAAATGAATCACTACTTGCAAAAACTGTTAAGGACAGAAGAAGGGCTTGAAGTGGCTTCTAACAATAACACCACCCAAAACTATTCAGAACAAAatgatgagagagagaagagagtccCGCAGCCCTGGAGAGTGTTGTGTTCCCTGAGGGAGGGTGTAAGAGCTCTCCACAGAGCTCTGGCCTCTGCACTGCTGGATTGAGGGTAAGAAGCAAGTCGGTACAAAATGTGGGTTCTATTCCCATGTAGCAGTTCTAGAAATGTACCTTCACAgcaccataaaaacaaaagagttgCAATGCcaaactgaagagaaaatgaaatcgTGAAAACACTAGAAGAAAATGCAGGATTCCCCCCAATCATCCAGGTCTATGGAAATCAAAGACCTATATCCAAAACTCAGAAGCCATGGAAGGAAAGACTAAGTCACTTGACTCTATCCAAACCAAGCTGCATGTACAACCAAGCAGCACAAGCAGAAACAGAAGCTTGGGTAATTACCCCAGGGAGACCATCTCAGAGACACAAGTGCTGCTGTCAGTCAGTTGGGAAATAACCTGAGAGTATGCATGCACTAGAAGGCACAGAGAAGGGGGACTATTCCAAGGATGGGGGATGCACAAAAATGGTGAAGCCACAGACAGAGACGAGCACAAATATGGCAGCAATAGTCAAACTCTGTTTTCTACTTGTCAGATTAGCAAACATTTAAATGTCTGGCAACTCCCCAAATCATGGAAGGTGTGGGGAACAGGACCGCACAGACTATTAGTAAGCATATAAATTGCTAAATTCTGTATAAGGAACACGTGAGGAACATCTAGCAAAATAACAATGCAGGGGGTTTAAACCCCTTGCTTCTTACATCTTACATGTATGCAAATGCTTCTGTGTGTAAGGATGCCATTACTTAttgcatacacacaatacataaaacaataaagactAAAAATGACTCCGATACCTTCTTAGCAAGTGACTAATTGAATAAATTATTGCTCAGTCAGACAACAGAATACCAtgcagatattttttttaaaaaaaaaagaggcgcTCTCTATATACTGATATGCACTCAACTTTGATATAAACAAGAGGTAAATATACAAATGAGACTAGAATATTTTTGTAAGGATGCATAAAATCTGGCAACCATGGTGAAACTGAGGAGCACAGAGAACAGTGTGACTTGTactatggctttttttttcatctaactatgtagctctggctgacctggagctttCTATGAATACCAAGCTGtcctcacactcacagacattTGTCTACCTCTGCCTgaatgctaggactaaaggcatgaaaCTGCTTATACTATATTCTAAACCATACAATCTGTTATCTATTAtagttaataaaaaaatgaaatttacacaAAGATATTCACTGTTGTGTTATATATACCACATAAAAGCCACTACTGGGTTGACAAAATGATACTAGGAAAATAACTCAAGAAATGTTAGTACATCAGCAAGAATAGATATGAAATCTAAAATGTTTctgagggactagagagatggctggttGCTTAAGAgctcttattgctcttgcagaggacttgacttgagttcagttcccagcatgtcAGGCAGCATAgaactacctgtaacttcagctccaatgGATCCAATtggatgccatcttctggtctccataggtaTCTGCACACAtagggtgtacacacacacacacacacacacacacacacacacacacacacacacacacactcaggagagGGGCACAAAGATgaacataaaagcaaaattaaatcttaaaaacatatttctaaGGATTGACAAATACCTTTGATGTGATACAAAATAATGGTAGATTCAATTAAATAAACACTctagaagagagagaatatgcataGGTGCTAAGCATTTCAAAAGTGGAAACATTATTAGTTTAGGATAACACTGtgaactacttttaaaaaaatactatcaTTGTAATGATAGTAAAATTAGTTTTAGTCTTAATTATATTATACTGAAGTCATTTTAAATAACTTCTAGAAAAAGGATACAAATTACTTCCCAGGATATTAAACAACTTTCAAGACAAAAGTCAGGAATCTTTGCAAATTCATGAGAAGACAGGAGATGAATGAACAATTTAAACTACTACTGCAGGGAAAAAAGAGGCTTGGGAAGGTTAGATGGCATTGCTTACTGACCAAATTCTAGAGATCATTCCAGAAGGCAGTGAGCCTTAGTAACCAACAACATTCATACTACACGGGATAAGTTGTGTCAGCCATTAAGAGCAGCACTTTTATATTCATgagttcccttttctcttttaagttaaataatttttattaaagtctCAGCAGCATGAGAAACTTTGGGCAGCAGCAccgagaatgagaaagggagtcTACTCCAGAGCTGCCTACCTTCAGAGCCCCAAAGCTGCTGTGCTGGGAAAGGGATTTGTCTGATTCATCCTGAAGGCACTACCAGCTTGGCTCAGCAAAGCGGGGGCACAAAGCACAGAATGTTAGGATAGAGATAAGGAAGTAGGTTGAATACCTGCTTTCTATGAGGAACCATTCAAATATGTGTTCACTTTCTGTAGTCGGTGTTATTGCTATGTTAAGATTGGCCTTGGGGtcagtcaggcattggtggcgcacacctttaatcccagcactcaggaggcagaggcaggtggatctctgtgagttcgaggccagcctggtctacagctcgagttccaggacaacctccaaagcaatacagagaaaccctttctcgaaacaaaaaaaaaacaaacaaaaaaaaatggccttgGGTTACTCTATTCTTCAAAGGAAATAATTCACAAAAATGTTCCAGAGACTAGAAAGGGTTGTACAGAGTAAAGGTGGTGCcaacatcatcaccaccaccatcattttGAAGGAATTGTAGATTCTATTGGCAAAAGTCTGGTGTGCATATATAACAAATGCAAGGATCAAGtcaaaagatgaaaacaataacgatagctgggtgtggtggtgcaggcagTTAATCCAagtgttcaggaggcagaggcaggtgcatctctgagttccaagccagccagggttgcacagaaaaaccctgtcttgagaaaaacaaagacaaaacaaaacaacaataaaaaccaatcaaacaaagaaaagaaaggaagaaaaaaaagaaagatgccaAGAGGAGATATCCTAACACTGAAAACTGGAGAAGAAACTGGAGATGTATTTCATGCTACCTGAGTCGAGAAGTCTCACTGAAGGCAATCAAAGCAAGGTAGACTGGGGGACCCCAGTCTTTGGACAGAAGTATGTCATATCTGCTAAAGGTGATGGTGCTTCTACCCTAGGCTTCACTAGTGGAGGCATGGCATTCATCCACCTCTCTTTGGGGTAGATCATGCAGTGCCTGCTTGGTTGTGCTATAGCACCACGTTTAAGAGGCATATTTTCTGTGCCACAGTAAATACGTCTGACTTTATTATGAATGGAACAGCTGAATTAGGTGGACATTTTTTCAGCCAGGTAAGAaactactaaaacaaaacaaaacaacaacaaaaaaaagaaaagtgagcatactgatgcatgtctttaatcccagcacttggggagacagagaaaggtggatctctctgaattcaaggtcagcttggtctacagagtgagttgcaggacagccagagctatatagcgAGTccctgtttgaaaacaaaacaagacaacaataacagaaaggaaggaaggaaggaaggaggagaaaaggaggcagggaaggagggaggggggaggaactACCAAATACACATTCTATGATGGAAAAAAGCATTCTCAGGAATGAGCTGCAGACAGGCATGAGAGAACTTAATTGTGTGTAACCCACCGaaattcatgcttttttttttttttctgagctgcTTGGGACAGAGCCCCACTATTGGAAGTATCTAAACTGAGGTGGTAAGGACATGCCAGAAGTGTAACTTAGAGGGCAAAGAAGCTCAGAGCCCAGGGGACCCACTTCATTCAACATCCTGGGCCTAACTGATTTCTTCCGACATCTAGGTATGAAGGCAGCATTTACGTTACCTCTTCCCAACCAGCAGCCAGGGCTAGAAGGGACAGGGCTGTGTTTCAGGATCACACCTGCTGAAGGAGCCGTGATGAATGCTGAAGCCTGTGGCTCATAGTACAGGGAAATGGGACACAGGGCAACTTGTCCAAACTTGAACTTGTATCCACTGACAAAAGGTGAAGgcttcttctgtttctgtctacCGCATACAAGGATACAAGGTAGACAGACACTTGACTGCTAAAATGCCAGCAGCACCACAGTAAGAATTCTACATTTGTACATGGACATGGAAACCAGTGAGCACAGTTAGCAGAGAGAAAAGTCCACCTTCATGCCAAGCTGTGCTGGAAAAGCTCTTGTTCAAGCATTGTAACGGAACACAACCTGGTGGCAGGGCATTCCTCTACATGGACATACTCATCTGTGAAAATCAAGATGTCCTTCCTAGCCTTTACAGTATGAGAAAGTATGCCTGTAATTACTGTGTCCAGGCCTTCATTCCTTAGTGTCATCTTGTCCATCACATGTGACTGCCATGTGTTGTCAGGTACTAACGTCACCATGCAGAGCCCCCTCCTGAgtgctaattttaaaaacttacccTGCTTTCCAATATGCCTCTATATAGTCTTGTTTTCAGGAACTATATTTGTTCTTGCTTCACACCATGCCTGACAGGATGAGTAGAGTAGCTGTCTCCTGGTCCCCACTGCTAGAGTACTGACTTGGTCTGTTTTCTCCCCTCCTAACTTCCAACTTGACTCTCTCAAAGGGCTCTTTACATGTACTCTTTCGAGCCATTAGTCTTCCTTTACTCTCAAAAGGGGCTAAAAATACTCGAAATGTTGCCAAATCCTTATTCTGACAGGCACACATGGCAATTTAAATAGtcactgtttttaaaattgtttctgcTGCTAAgcaaaaagaagatgaagaagagaaggaaaaaagtaaTACTGCCCTTAATGAATGGGAATCAGTCACAGAAGCACCTTTGGAAGGGAGAGGCCGTGGGGGGTGAGTCAAGAGGAGACATACTAGGAGGATCCTCTCAATTATCTCGCAGAGCAGAGGGATCACTATTCCAGACAGTTCCCACAGGACACGGCACTTCTGGTCAGGTTGGTACAAGATTAAAACAATGATTATGATGATGTAAGAGTTTCATCTTACACATCCATGAACTACAACTGTTTACTAACACACATGAGTTGTGGGGATGGATTCCACCCAGACAATTATAAACTGTCCAAATCCCTTCTCACATAGAGACAAAGAATTTCAAACTGCTTAGAACAGCCCCATTTCTAACTGCACTGTTTAAAATGCAAAAGGGAGAGAAACTACAAATGCTTCACAGACTGCTTGACAAGGTGGCAGTCAGTATTTCACACAGGTCAAGAAAATCGAAAGTTATAGGTATCTAGGGTCATAATTGTCTAACACCACCTACTATCCATTTTTAGGGTGACATACATCTCTCACAGAACACTCCTGCTATATTACACAGGACGCAGGACCTCTGCAAGGGACAGGGAGGACGAAGTGGGTACTAGGACCATCTCACCAGGTCTCAGTGCCTCATACCAGAGCAGCTTTGATGACACCCTGCAAGCTTCCTGCATTCTTCCTTTGCTTTGGGGGTACTGACTGAAGTCCTGAAAACATCTGAGGGACCGCTCTGACATTAAACTCTATAGTCAAATCTCTGGAAAGGACAGCACATAgttgagatgggggtggggtagcaAGGGAACTTTTCAAAGGGCTCTGCTTCTTTGTCTATAACTTCTATTCTTGAACTGGCTTTAATCTGTTCAAGGCACGTGTGGGATGGCTGAGGTCTGCCAGAAAGAACTATCTGAGAGTACAACACTATTTTTCATGGATAGTTAGTTCTTAGTGGGAGACATAGGGACAGGCGGCCTGCGGAAAGAACATAGCTATGGCCCGGCTCCAAGGAGCAGACCTAGAAGAGGGACTGAGTCTTCCAGGGCCGCAGCTGAGCCATCAGAGAGTCTGACACCTGACAAGATAGAGGAGAGGATTTGAACCTTTGGGGGATGGGGCGCCCTTTCCCATATGTGCACTGTGACAAGAGTTTTGGTAGAAATTAGAAAAAAGGCTAAATCGGTCCCTTAAAAGCGGATGCAGCGTCACCGGGCACCGCAGAGGGCGGCAAACAGCCTTAGCTTCACATCCAAGTAAGAGCATCTCTTTTGGGGGACAGCAGGGAGCCCAGTCAATGCGGAATTGTGAGTACCCAGGCTAGCTAGCATTTAGGGCCCCTCAGCTGGGTAGGCTCGGACCTAGGtctgcagagaaagagagatggagagctGAGCAGAGGCAACCAAGGTCGGAAGAAAAGGGTTCACGAGAAGAACGCAGGGACGCGGCGGTCGTGGCCCTTACCTTGCTGACCACGTTCTGGACCAGGCCAGTGCGGATGCCGTAGTCCCAAGCGTGGCAGTCGCAATTTGAGTCGTTGTTCCCCTTGCCTGGAGGGGACGGGAGGGGTGGCGTGTCGCTGCTGTTGCTTCGGTTGCTCGCGGTCCCCCAGGCAGCAGTGGAGAAGGGGTTGGCCGGGGGGCTGGTCCAGTTGCCCATGTCGCCCCACCGGCCGGTGACAGTGGAACCCGCCAGCTCAGTGCCTTTGCCGGCCCCTCGGCACCAGAAGTTGGGCTGGTCCAAGAGGAAGGAGTCCGAGAACTGGCTGAAGCCGATGAACAGCGCCGGGATCCAGGTGAGCACCACCAGGGTCTTCTGGTAGCCGCCGCCCAGGCCCCCGAGGAAAGGCAGCACCGAGCCATCGTAGTCCAGCAACAGGAGGCTCGGGGCGGCTGCCGCCGCGCAGCAGCTCGAGTGCGGGCCGCCGCTTGGGTGCAGCGCAGGCAGCGGTTGGATCTCCGCACTGCCGCCGGAGCCCGCGCGTCCCCCAAGGGGCGCCGAGGCCGCTGCGTCCCCGGGCGGCAGGGAGCCGTTCTCCTCGGCCGGGGGCGGCTGCCGTCCGGCACCGCTACCCGCCGCCTCGCGCCGCCGGTCTATCGCCATGGCCAGGGCCCGCGGCGCCCGCAGAGGCGCATAGAGCGCGGCGGAGCTCGGCGGGCGCCCGGGCACAGCGCACCGGGCCGGGCGCCCGCAGCTGCCGCCGCCGAGGAGGGCCCTGCGGCCGGAGAGAGCGCTCCGGGCCCGGCGAGTCAGGCCGCCCCCATGTCACCCGTGCACCCCCGCGCCCTGGGCGCTGTGGCCCCGCTCGGGCGCCCGGCAGAGGCCGGTCGAGTCCTCAGCCGCTGCGGCTCATCCGCACCGCGGCCCGGGCGCCCGCCGAGCTCCGAAGCTCCCCGCTGCTGCGAGCGggctggagaagaggaggagccGGCACCGCGCCGGACCCGCGTCCTTGTCGCGACTCGCCGCCCTGCGGACGCCCGGGCGCGCTGTGCTGGGGCGGCTGGAGGTTGCGGGCTGGGAGGTCCTCCACGGACTTGGGGCGCTCCCGGAAGCCGAGAGCTCGCAGCCAGCCTGCGGAGCCGGCCGAGCTCTCGGCTCACCGAGCCGGCCTCCGCCTCCCGCCCCGGCCCGCCCCCTCTCCCCCCGCCGAGGTGGAGGTAACCGCGGCACCTGCTGCGCCGCTCCTGCGCACGAGCGCCCCCTCCAGCCGAGCCcgcgccgccgccgccgcccgGACAGACGCAGGGGCGGGGAGAGGGACACCCCGGCCGCCGCAGGATCTCCGGCTGCTTCTCGACGCGGCGGGCGGGGGTCCCCACGGAGTCGGCGCTGACGGGAAGCGAGGGGACAAGGTCGTCTGCCAGTCTCGAATCCTACTGACGCAAGTGATCCCACCCCCGGCACACCGGCTCTCCGTGACCTCTGTTCGTTTTCGAGGTGCCCGGCGGCTGGCACCCCACTCCTGGTCCTGAGACCGAGGGTTGCCTGCCTTCCAGAACAACACTCTGCGCTTTCCCCAGACTCAAATAAGGCTGCTTTTGATGGCTACAGTGAAGGGGCAAGGAGGCATATTTGCCAATTTTAGGTTACTAGTCTCTCACAACGCTGGGTCACACTGGATCCACTGACTGCAGCACCCACCCCAAATCGCCATTTCTTTCGTACCCCGGAATGATTGTCAAA
The DNA window shown above is from Cricetulus griseus strain 17A/GY chromosome 3, alternate assembly CriGri-PICRH-1.0, whole genome shotgun sequence and carries:
- the Slc22a23 gene encoding solute carrier family 22 member 23 isoform X4, whose translation is MAIDRRREAAGSGAGRQPPPAEENGSLPPGDAAASAPLGGRAGSGGSAEIQPLPALHPSGGPHSSCCAAAAAPSLLLLDYDGSVLPFLGGLGGGYQKTLVVLTWIPALFIGFSQFSDSFLLDQPNFWCRGAGKGTELAGSTVTGRWGDMGNWTSPPANPFSTAAWGTASNRSNSSDTPPLPSPPGKGNNDSNCDCHAWDYGIRTGLVQNVVSKWDLVCDNAWKVHIAKFSLLVGLIFGYLITGCIADWVGRRPVLLFSIIFILIFGLTVALSVNVTMFSTLRFFEGFCLAGVILTLYALRMASYL
- the Slc22a23 gene encoding solute carrier family 22 member 23 isoform X6, giving the protein MAIDRRREAAGSGAGRQPPPAEENGSLPPGDAAASAPLGGRAGSGGSAEIQPLPALHPSGGPHSSCCAAAAAPSLLLLDYDGSVLPFLGGLGGGYQKTLVVLTWIPALFIGFSQFSDSFLLDQPNFWCRGAGKGTELAGSTVTGRWGDMGNWTSPPANPFSTAAWGTASNRSNSSDTPPLPSPPGKGNNDSNCDCHAWDYGIRTGLVQNVVSKHQDLMVRFAACTGLGQPGLQKTTQFTRDVKSIREVMTWR
- the Slc22a23 gene encoding solute carrier family 22 member 23 isoform X5, encoding MAIDRRREAAGSGAGRQPPPAEENGSLPPGDAAASAPLGGRAGSGGSAEIQPLPALHPSGGPHSSCCAAAAAPSLLLLDYDGSVLPFLGGLGGGYQKTLVVLTWIPALFIGFSQFSDSFLLDQPNFWCRGAGKGTELAGSTVTGRWGDMGNWTSPPANPFSTAAWGTASNRSNSSDTPPLPSPPGKGNNDSNCDCHAWDYGIRTGLVQNVVSKWDLVCDNAWKVHIAKFSLLVGLIFGYLITGCIADWVGRRPVLLFSIIFILIFGLTVALSVNVTMFSTLRFFEGFCLAGVILTLYALR